In Arthrobacter sp. SLBN-83, one DNA window encodes the following:
- a CDS encoding ABC transporter ATP-binding protein has product MSDVLELDSVSVVRGKKTLLDKVDWQVNEGERWVILGPNGAGKTTLLQIAAARLHPSSGTAGILDEILGRVDVFELRPRIGLSSAALATQIPEHENVLNVVVTAAYGVTGRWREGYERDDERRAFRLLNDWGMGPLLNRTFATLSEGERKRVQIARALMTDPELLLLDEPGAGLDLGGREELVHKLAELARDETAPAMVLVTHHLEEVPPGFTHAMLLRDGGVVAAGPITEVLTEEHLSTTFGLPLAVTENAGRYTATARR; this is encoded by the coding sequence ATGAGTGATGTTCTGGAACTGGACTCCGTCAGCGTTGTCCGAGGTAAGAAGACCCTGCTGGACAAGGTTGACTGGCAGGTCAACGAGGGCGAACGGTGGGTCATCCTCGGCCCCAACGGCGCCGGCAAGACCACCCTCCTCCAGATCGCGGCGGCCCGGCTCCACCCGAGCAGCGGCACGGCCGGCATCCTCGACGAAATCCTGGGCCGCGTTGACGTCTTCGAACTCCGGCCCCGCATCGGTCTCTCCTCCGCAGCCCTCGCCACCCAGATTCCCGAACACGAAAACGTCCTGAACGTCGTGGTCACCGCCGCCTACGGCGTCACCGGCCGCTGGCGTGAAGGCTACGAGCGCGACGACGAACGGCGCGCCTTCCGGCTGCTGAACGACTGGGGCATGGGCCCGCTGCTGAACAGGACCTTTGCCACCCTGTCCGAAGGCGAACGCAAGCGCGTCCAGATTGCCCGCGCCCTCATGACCGACCCGGAGCTGCTCCTCCTGGACGAGCCAGGCGCCGGACTGGACCTAGGCGGCCGCGAAGAGCTGGTCCACAAGCTCGCCGAGCTCGCCCGGGACGAGACCGCTCCTGCCATGGTCCTGGTCACGCACCACCTTGAGGAAGTCCCGCCGGGATTCACCCACGCCATGCTGCTGCGCGACGGCGGCGTGGTGGCTGCCGGACCCATTACCGAGGTCCTGACCGAAGAACACCTCAGCACTACTTTTGGGTTGCCGCTTGCGGTGACCGAGAACGCGGGACGCTACACCGCCACAGCGCGCCGCTAG
- a CDS encoding Pr6Pr family membrane protein, translating into MAPPDEPWWILDMYWPWMVTHRIAPLVAGLDWLLVTRTVRGPWRRPLVWLCYPGVFLIFSWVRGALDGWYPYHFLNPGLDGGWPAVIATSALVLAAFLLVGLLVHLAGNARVRLARGPGRKTPAQPAVPAG; encoded by the coding sequence GTGGCTCCGCCTGACGAACCGTGGTGGATCCTGGACATGTACTGGCCGTGGATGGTCACCCATCGCATCGCACCGCTGGTCGCGGGGCTCGACTGGCTCCTGGTCACGCGCACCGTCCGGGGCCCGTGGCGGCGGCCCCTCGTCTGGCTTTGCTACCCGGGGGTGTTCCTGATCTTCTCCTGGGTGCGCGGCGCGCTCGACGGCTGGTACCCCTACCACTTCCTCAACCCGGGGCTCGACGGAGGCTGGCCGGCGGTCATCGCCACCAGCGCCCTGGTACTCGCCGCGTTTCTCTTGGTCGGCCTACTCGTGCACCTCGCCGGCAATGCCCGGGTGCGTCTCGCCCGCGGACCCGGAAGGAAAACCCCTGCCCAGCCCGCAGTCCCGGCCGGCTAG
- a CDS encoding YbaK/EbsC family protein: METYDGGPVALVRSALLTAGLADTVRTFPAGVPTAAAAAEALQCELAAITNSLIFELSGEPLLILASGASRVDTALVAAQLGTGKIRRASPAFVLEHTGQEVGGVAPVGHPKKIRTLLDESLQPHELLWAGAGDHNSMFSITYEQLRSITGALELQVR, encoded by the coding sequence ATGGAGACGTACGACGGCGGCCCGGTCGCCTTGGTCCGCTCAGCGTTGCTGACGGCGGGGCTCGCCGACACCGTACGCACCTTTCCAGCGGGAGTCCCCACGGCGGCCGCAGCAGCTGAGGCCCTGCAATGCGAGCTTGCCGCGATCACCAACAGCCTGATCTTCGAGCTCAGCGGTGAACCGCTGCTGATCCTGGCCAGCGGCGCCTCCCGCGTCGACACGGCGCTGGTCGCAGCGCAACTCGGCACGGGCAAGATTCGCAGAGCCTCCCCTGCCTTCGTGCTGGAACACACCGGCCAGGAGGTAGGTGGCGTGGCACCTGTTGGCCACCCGAAAAAGATCCGGACCCTGTTGGATGAGTCCCTGCAGCCCCACGAGCTGCTGTGGGCCGGAGCAGGCGACCACAACTCAATGTTCAGCATTACCTATGAACAGCTCCGGAGCATTACCGGAGCGCTGGAGCTGCAGGTGCGCTAA
- a CDS encoding VOC family protein, protein MPIKLENVGIAVRDLEEAISFFTDLGLTVLGRDTVSGEWADTAVGLDGNYAKIAVLQTPDGKGQLEFFEYIHPDAIETSPTLPNEIGMHRVAFSVDDIDAALEIAAKHGCHPLRGVATYGDVYKLTYVRGPSGIIVMLAQELNKSSRD, encoded by the coding sequence ATGCCCATCAAACTCGAAAACGTTGGCATCGCCGTCCGCGACCTGGAAGAGGCCATATCGTTCTTCACCGACCTCGGGCTGACGGTACTGGGTCGTGACACGGTCAGTGGGGAATGGGCGGACACAGCTGTAGGCCTCGATGGCAACTACGCCAAAATCGCCGTGCTCCAGACCCCGGACGGCAAAGGCCAGCTGGAGTTCTTCGAGTACATTCATCCGGATGCCATCGAGACAAGCCCTACGCTGCCGAACGAGATCGGGATGCATCGCGTTGCCTTTTCGGTCGATGACATCGACGCCGCCCTTGAGATCGCCGCGAAGCATGGATGCCACCCGCTGCGCGGCGTCGCAACCTACGGAGACGTGTACAAGCTGACGTACGTCCGTGGCCCCAGCGGCATTATTGTGATGCTCGCCCAGGAACTCAACAAGTCCAGCAGAGACTAA
- a CDS encoding DUF3099 domain-containing protein, with the protein MTLENHAGRSAPEEPGRFSGDAEVHSITDAAAAHSEDMRQRMIKYALAMGIRMVCLILIFVVDGWFKIIAVAGAVFLPWIAVVIANGSDKAETPSDLLLDSAPLAELESPPPPATEDLPESAVLQGELVKDDDQERGEQGQAK; encoded by the coding sequence GTGACCCTTGAAAACCATGCGGGACGTTCCGCGCCCGAAGAACCGGGCCGGTTCTCCGGCGACGCCGAGGTCCACAGCATTACGGACGCCGCGGCCGCACATTCGGAAGATATGCGCCAGCGGATGATCAAGTACGCCCTGGCCATGGGGATCCGCATGGTCTGCCTGATCCTGATTTTCGTGGTGGACGGCTGGTTCAAGATCATTGCCGTGGCGGGAGCAGTCTTCCTGCCCTGGATTGCGGTGGTCATCGCCAACGGCAGCGACAAGGCGGAGACGCCCAGCGACCTGCTGCTGGACTCGGCCCCGTTGGCCGAGCTTGAAAGCCCGCCTCCCCCGGCCACCGAAGACTTACCGGAAAGCGCCGTGCTCCAGGGCGAGCTGGTGAAGGACGATGACCAGGAGCGCGGAGAGCAGGGGCAAGCCAAATGA
- a CDS encoding spore photoproduct lyase family protein has product MEFDRLLQIRRIYAQPAALELPRGREIVARWPEADVVPVENHWNIPDLHGDETNVPRWSRIKTEALVLGVKKSLTVKPNGRSADFIAPSTANGCAMACAYCYVPRHKGYSNPVTVFANIGQIAAALERHATRQGLKLEPNQCDPELWVYDIGENSDCSVDALISDNVEDLVTLFRELPNAKLSFATKFVNRQMLSWNHGGHTRIRFSLMPADLAKSVDVRTSPVAERLAAINEFVDAGYEVHVNFSPVIITDTWLADWEELLRQLDATLTPAAKAQLAAEVIFLTHNEQLHEVNLGWHPQAENVLWRPDLQEAKVSSNGFSNVRYRARTKAGYVQQLTTLIDRIAPYCRIRYAF; this is encoded by the coding sequence ATGGAATTCGACCGGCTGCTGCAAATCCGCCGTATCTATGCGCAGCCTGCCGCCTTGGAGCTGCCGCGCGGCCGGGAGATCGTGGCACGTTGGCCCGAAGCCGACGTCGTACCGGTGGAAAACCATTGGAACATTCCGGACCTTCACGGTGACGAAACCAACGTGCCGCGCTGGTCACGGATCAAAACGGAAGCCCTGGTCCTTGGGGTCAAGAAGTCCCTGACCGTTAAGCCGAACGGCAGGTCGGCGGACTTCATTGCCCCGTCCACGGCCAACGGGTGCGCCATGGCCTGCGCCTACTGCTACGTCCCCCGGCACAAGGGCTACAGCAACCCGGTCACGGTGTTCGCCAACATCGGCCAGATCGCCGCGGCGCTGGAACGGCACGCTACACGCCAGGGACTCAAACTGGAACCCAACCAGTGCGACCCCGAGCTGTGGGTCTATGACATCGGCGAAAACAGCGACTGCTCGGTGGACGCCCTGATCAGCGACAACGTGGAGGACCTCGTCACGCTCTTCCGCGAACTGCCCAATGCCAAGCTGTCCTTCGCCACCAAGTTCGTCAACCGGCAGATGCTTAGCTGGAACCATGGTGGCCACACCAGGATCCGCTTCTCGCTGATGCCGGCGGACCTGGCGAAGTCGGTGGATGTCCGGACGTCACCAGTGGCGGAACGGCTGGCTGCGATCAACGAGTTCGTCGACGCCGGGTACGAGGTGCACGTGAACTTCTCCCCCGTCATCATCACCGACACCTGGCTGGCCGACTGGGAGGAGCTGCTCCGCCAGCTCGACGCGACGCTGACCCCGGCAGCCAAGGCGCAGCTGGCGGCCGAGGTCATTTTCCTGACCCACAACGAGCAACTGCACGAAGTAAACCTGGGCTGGCACCCGCAGGCCGAGAACGTCCTGTGGCGTCCCGACCTCCAGGAAGCCAAGGTTTCGTCGAACGGTTTCAGCAATGTCCGGTACCGGGCGCGCACCAAGGCGGGCTACGTCCAGCAGCTGACAACGCTGATCGACAGGATCGCACCCTACTGCCGGATCCGCTACGCGTTTTAG
- a CDS encoding SURF1 family cytochrome oxidase biogenesis protein, which produces MYRFLFSSKWLGYLLLAAIFATACVFLGRWQMDRRAETLAEINRVVSNYSAMPIPFAQARDQFNQLDPAKEWTQVELKGTYDAAGERIVRNRPLNGQPGYEVVVPFRLTTGETVVIDRGWLPIGNKNPGSPDSVPAPPQGEVTAVVRLKHGEPELQRGAPEGQLASIDLPTYAAQLGYPLMTGAYGQLASETPPAPEMPVAFPKPSTDEGTHLSYSLQWFAFGVLMFVGFGYAARQQARNAAIDAEDEELLDDEAVHAAVTPRRRPAPPRKRKKATAEEEEDALLDAQGY; this is translated from the coding sequence ATGTACCGTTTCCTCTTTTCCAGCAAGTGGCTGGGCTATCTCCTGCTGGCCGCCATCTTTGCCACCGCCTGTGTTTTCCTGGGCCGCTGGCAGATGGACCGCCGTGCGGAGACCCTCGCTGAAATTAATCGTGTGGTCAGCAATTACTCGGCAATGCCCATCCCCTTCGCCCAGGCACGGGACCAGTTCAACCAGCTGGACCCGGCCAAGGAGTGGACCCAGGTTGAACTGAAGGGAACGTACGACGCCGCCGGGGAGCGGATTGTGCGCAACCGGCCGCTCAATGGCCAGCCCGGCTACGAGGTAGTGGTCCCCTTCCGCCTCACCACGGGTGAGACAGTCGTCATCGACCGGGGTTGGTTGCCCATCGGCAACAAGAATCCGGGCAGCCCCGATTCGGTGCCTGCCCCTCCCCAAGGTGAGGTAACCGCCGTCGTGCGTTTGAAGCATGGCGAGCCGGAGCTTCAACGCGGCGCCCCCGAAGGGCAGCTGGCGTCCATCGACCTCCCTACGTACGCCGCGCAGCTGGGCTATCCGCTGATGACGGGCGCGTACGGCCAGCTTGCCTCGGAAACGCCGCCGGCCCCCGAGATGCCCGTTGCCTTCCCCAAACCGTCCACGGACGAGGGGACGCACCTGTCCTATTCCCTGCAGTGGTTCGCTTTCGGCGTGCTCATGTTCGTCGGGTTCGGCTACGCGGCGCGGCAGCAGGCGCGGAACGCAGCGATCGATGCCGAGGACGAGGAATTGCTTGACGATGAGGCCGTCCATGCCGCGGTGACCCCTCGCCGTCGGCCGGCTCCTCCGCGCAAGCGCAAGAAGGCCACCGCCGAGGAAGAAGAAGACGCCCTCCTGGACGCGCAGGGCTACTGA
- a CDS encoding beta-ketoacyl-ACP reductase, protein MTETASAPRSVLVTGGNRGIGLAIAQAFLANGDKVAVTYRSETQLPEGILGVKADVTDEASVDAAFKEVEAAHGPVEVLVANAGITKDTLLLRMSEDDFTSVIDTNLTGAFRVIKRASKGMIRLRKGRVVLISSVSGLYGAPGQINYSASKAGLVGIARSLTRELGSRGITANVVAPGFINTDMTAELPEATQKDYLASIPAGRFAEAAEVADVVRWIASDEAAYISGAVIPVDGGLGMGH, encoded by the coding sequence ATGACAGAAACAGCGTCCGCACCCCGCAGCGTCCTGGTGACCGGCGGCAACCGCGGTATCGGCCTGGCCATCGCGCAGGCGTTCCTGGCCAATGGCGACAAAGTTGCCGTGACCTACCGCAGTGAAACGCAGCTTCCGGAGGGAATTCTCGGCGTCAAGGCGGACGTCACCGACGAAGCCTCGGTGGACGCCGCCTTCAAGGAAGTGGAAGCGGCCCACGGTCCCGTGGAAGTCCTGGTGGCCAACGCAGGCATCACCAAGGACACCCTGCTCCTGCGCATGAGCGAGGACGACTTCACCTCTGTCATCGACACCAACCTGACCGGAGCCTTCCGGGTCATCAAGCGCGCGTCCAAGGGGATGATCCGGCTCCGGAAAGGCCGTGTGGTCCTCATCTCCTCTGTCTCCGGCCTCTACGGCGCGCCCGGACAGATCAACTACTCCGCCTCCAAAGCCGGCCTGGTAGGCATCGCCCGGTCCCTTACCCGCGAGCTTGGCTCCCGAGGCATCACCGCCAACGTGGTGGCCCCCGGCTTCATCAACACCGACATGACCGCAGAACTCCCCGAAGCAACCCAAAAGGACTACCTGGCCAGCATCCCCGCAGGACGCTTCGCCGAGGCGGCAGAGGTGGCCGACGTGGTGCGCTGGATCGCCAGCGACGAAGCCGCCTACATCTCCGGCGCTGTTATCCCGGTTGACGGCGGCCTGGGCATGGGACACTGA
- a CDS encoding NAD-dependent epimerase/dehydratase family protein, whose translation MKILLLGGTAWLGYTVAQTAVESGHEVTCLARGEGVPDGATLIRADRDDDNALAAVSADQWDAVIDVARQPFHVRRAVRDLRDMAERYIFVSSVNVYASHKDTGADEDAKRLPPLEAERMSAPDDYGPAKVACEDAVLDAFGPERSVVARVGLIGGPGDPSGRTTYWVRRFAEPSNDAGAVLVQDTPELPTALIDVRDLATWLLHVAEMKTSGIFNAGGDPVPFPEHIEAARLVAHHEGPVVHAPEQWLLEQGVNQWSGERSLPLWLADRDWYGLNARSNRRAVEAGLALRALHTTLADILTSELPLSSADKPASGLTNAEEAHLLDKLISQTATNTSNSL comes from the coding sequence ATGAAAATTCTTCTGCTTGGGGGAACGGCGTGGCTTGGATACACGGTGGCTCAGACTGCCGTGGAGTCGGGGCACGAGGTCACATGCCTGGCTCGGGGTGAGGGGGTCCCGGACGGAGCCACCCTTATTCGCGCTGATCGTGACGACGACAATGCTTTGGCCGCGGTTTCAGCGGATCAGTGGGATGCGGTCATTGATGTCGCGCGGCAGCCGTTCCACGTTCGTCGTGCGGTTCGGGACCTTCGTGATATGGCAGAGCGGTACATCTTTGTCTCCTCAGTCAACGTCTACGCCTCGCACAAAGATACGGGCGCCGACGAGGACGCGAAGCGTTTGCCTCCACTCGAGGCCGAGCGGATGAGTGCCCCGGATGACTACGGACCGGCGAAAGTAGCATGCGAGGATGCCGTACTTGATGCTTTCGGCCCCGAGCGCAGCGTCGTAGCCCGTGTTGGACTCATCGGTGGTCCCGGAGACCCCTCGGGACGAACCACGTACTGGGTTCGCCGGTTCGCGGAGCCCTCTAATGATGCCGGCGCAGTCCTCGTGCAAGACACCCCTGAGCTTCCGACCGCACTGATCGATGTCCGGGATCTCGCGACCTGGCTCTTGCACGTCGCTGAAATGAAGACCAGTGGGATCTTCAACGCCGGTGGCGACCCCGTCCCGTTTCCGGAGCACATCGAGGCTGCCCGGTTGGTGGCGCACCACGAAGGCCCTGTGGTTCACGCACCGGAGCAATGGCTGCTGGAGCAAGGCGTGAACCAGTGGTCGGGTGAACGGTCCCTGCCGTTGTGGCTGGCAGACCGTGACTGGTATGGCTTGAATGCCCGCTCGAACAGGCGAGCTGTCGAAGCTGGCCTGGCACTGCGTGCCCTTCACACCACACTCGCCGATATCCTCACAAGCGAGCTTCCACTGTCCTCAGCAGACAAGCCCGCCTCCGGCCTCACAAACGCAGAAGAGGCTCATCTGCTCGACAAGCTCATCAGCCAGACCGCCACGAACACCTCAAACTCCTTGTAG
- the abc-f gene encoding ribosomal protection-like ABC-F family protein yields the protein MITVQDLELRAGARLLMDQVSFRIDKGDKIGLVGRNGAGKTTLTRVLAGEGLPAAGKVTRSGEIGYLPQDPRTPDMEQLARDRILSARGLDVVVGKLRKAHDEMASEDAEVQRKAMGRYDRLESEFLAAGGYAAEAEAASICSNLALPDRLLNQPLKTLSGGQRRRVELARILYSDAETMLLDEPTNHLDADSIAWLRDFLKNHQGGLIVISHDTDLLEATVNKVFLLDANRAQIDFYNMDWKRYLLQRETDERARKRERANAEKKAQVLMDQANKMRAKATKAVAAQNMAKRAERLLSGLEAVREQDRVAALRFPDPAPCGKTPLTADGLSKSYGSLEIFTDVDLAIDRGSKVVILGLNGAGKTTLLRMLAGVDAPDTGEVIPGHGLKVGYYAQEHETLDHHRTVLENMRSAAPDMKDAEVRGILGSFLFSGDDVDKPAGVLSGGEKTRLALATIVASSANVLLLDEPTNNLDPASRAEILGALRNYTGAVVLVSHDEGAVEALNPERVVMLPDGVEDLWNEDYLDLITLA from the coding sequence GTGATTACTGTCCAGGATCTTGAACTGCGTGCCGGTGCCCGGCTCCTGATGGATCAGGTGAGCTTCCGCATCGACAAGGGTGACAAGATCGGCCTCGTGGGCCGCAACGGAGCCGGCAAGACCACGCTGACCCGCGTCCTTGCAGGCGAAGGCCTTCCTGCCGCCGGCAAGGTGACCCGCAGCGGCGAGATCGGCTACCTGCCCCAGGACCCCCGTACCCCGGACATGGAGCAGCTCGCACGGGACCGCATCCTGTCCGCCCGTGGCCTGGACGTCGTCGTCGGCAAGCTCCGGAAGGCGCACGACGAAATGGCCAGCGAGGACGCCGAGGTACAGCGGAAGGCCATGGGCCGGTACGACCGGCTGGAATCCGAATTCCTCGCGGCCGGCGGCTATGCGGCCGAAGCTGAAGCTGCCTCGATTTGCTCAAACCTGGCGCTCCCGGACCGCCTGCTGAACCAGCCGCTCAAGACGCTCTCCGGCGGCCAGCGCCGCCGTGTTGAACTGGCCCGCATCCTCTACTCGGACGCCGAGACCATGCTTTTGGATGAGCCCACCAACCACCTCGACGCCGATTCCATCGCCTGGCTGCGTGACTTCCTCAAGAACCACCAGGGCGGCCTGATCGTCATCAGCCACGACACCGACCTGCTGGAAGCCACGGTCAACAAGGTGTTCCTGCTGGATGCCAACCGCGCACAGATCGACTTCTACAACATGGACTGGAAGCGCTACCTCCTGCAGCGGGAGACCGATGAGCGGGCCCGGAAGCGGGAACGGGCCAACGCCGAGAAGAAGGCACAGGTCCTCATGGACCAGGCCAACAAGATGCGGGCCAAGGCAACCAAGGCTGTTGCGGCCCAGAACATGGCAAAGCGCGCCGAGCGCCTGCTCAGTGGACTCGAAGCGGTCCGCGAGCAGGACCGGGTGGCAGCCCTGCGGTTCCCGGACCCTGCACCCTGCGGCAAGACCCCGCTCACCGCGGACGGGCTCAGCAAGTCCTACGGGTCCCTGGAGATCTTCACCGACGTGGACCTGGCCATCGACCGCGGTTCCAAAGTGGTCATCCTGGGCCTCAACGGTGCCGGCAAGACCACTCTCCTGCGGATGCTCGCAGGAGTGGACGCCCCCGATACCGGCGAAGTCATCCCCGGCCACGGGCTCAAGGTGGGCTACTACGCCCAGGAACACGAGACCCTGGACCACCACCGGACCGTCCTGGAGAACATGCGCTCCGCCGCACCGGACATGAAGGACGCCGAGGTGCGCGGCATCCTGGGCTCATTCCTGTTCTCCGGTGACGACGTGGACAAACCCGCCGGCGTGCTGTCAGGCGGCGAGAAGACCCGCCTGGCCTTGGCCACCATCGTTGCCTCCAGCGCCAACGTCCTGCTCCTCGACGAACCCACCAACAACCTCGACCCCGCCAGCCGCGCCGAAATCCTGGGCGCGCTACGCAACTACACCGGCGCCGTCGTCCTGGTCAGCCACGACGAAGGCGCGGTCGAGGCCCTGAACCCGGAACGGGTTGTCATGCTTCCCGATGGCGTCGAGGACCTCTGGAACGAGGACTACCTGGACCTCATCACGCTGGCTTAG
- the serB gene encoding phosphoserine phosphatase SerB has product MTSNVTAVSYGLNMTSAGLEQLRSVLASEGAQVLAETAAGDDRYQVRVLELALPDATAAGLAALRRAVAEAAMDGFDTAIVPAALRTAPRKLLIMDVDSTLIQQEVIELLAAYAGKREEVAAVTEAAMRGELDFAQSLHARVAVLAGLPADVVHSVRKEVKLSEGADQLVAAFKAAGHTVAVVSGGFNQILEPIAADLGLDYWQANELEIVDGALTGKVLGAVVDRAAKEKYLREWAAAEGIALEYTVAVGDGANDLDMLGAAGIGVAFNAKPAVRAVADAALNIPYLDAVRHVAGV; this is encoded by the coding sequence ATGACTTCGAACGTGACTGCGGTCAGCTATGGCCTGAATATGACCTCCGCCGGGCTGGAGCAGCTGCGTTCCGTCCTTGCCTCCGAGGGCGCCCAGGTGCTTGCCGAAACGGCTGCCGGCGACGACCGCTACCAGGTCCGGGTTCTCGAACTGGCCCTTCCCGACGCGACCGCTGCTGGGCTTGCCGCCCTGCGCCGCGCGGTGGCGGAGGCGGCAATGGATGGTTTCGACACTGCCATCGTGCCCGCCGCCCTTCGCACCGCACCCCGCAAGCTGCTGATCATGGACGTGGACTCCACCCTGATCCAGCAGGAGGTCATCGAGCTTCTGGCCGCCTATGCAGGCAAGCGGGAGGAAGTCGCGGCCGTAACCGAAGCTGCGATGCGGGGTGAGCTGGACTTCGCCCAAAGCCTCCACGCCCGTGTGGCCGTACTCGCGGGGCTGCCGGCCGACGTCGTCCATTCCGTCCGCAAGGAAGTGAAGCTCAGCGAAGGCGCCGACCAGCTGGTGGCCGCGTTCAAGGCCGCCGGCCACACCGTTGCGGTGGTGTCCGGCGGATTCAACCAGATCCTCGAACCGATCGCCGCCGACCTGGGCCTGGACTACTGGCAGGCCAACGAGCTGGAAATCGTGGACGGCGCGCTGACCGGCAAGGTGCTGGGCGCCGTGGTGGACAGGGCTGCAAAGGAGAAGTACCTGCGGGAATGGGCTGCGGCCGAGGGGATTGCACTTGAGTACACCGTGGCCGTGGGTGACGGCGCCAACGACCTGGACATGCTCGGCGCCGCCGGCATCGGGGTGGCCTTCAACGCCAAGCCGGCCGTCCGCGCCGTGGCCGACGCCGCCCTGAACATTCCCTACCTGGACGCAGTCCGCCACGTCGCCGGCGTCTGA
- a CDS encoding DUF808 domain-containing protein has translation MSGGLVALLDDVAALARIAAASVDDVAAGAAKAGTKAAGVVIDDAAVTPQYVSGADPSRELPMIKKIFWGSIRNKLLIILPALLLISAFIPGVIPFILMLGGTYLCYEGAEKVWHKLRGGHHEAGEAPAVERGPDAEAKVVKGAITTDFILSCEIMVISMNEVAAESIWVRAFILVLVAFAITVLVYGAVGLIVKMDDIGIHLTGKDSARAKRFGELLVRGMPAVLGAITFVGTIAMLWVGGHIMLQGAHDLGWHAPYDLVHALEHPVAGVAVVGGLLAWLVNTLCSAVLGLIWGLVVLAVIGPLLKVLPFGKAKDGHSQAAAPAANDGHRPEDHKG, from the coding sequence GTGAGCGGCGGGCTCGTCGCCCTGCTGGATGACGTCGCCGCCCTGGCCCGCATCGCGGCTGCCTCGGTGGACGACGTGGCAGCCGGTGCCGCCAAGGCTGGGACCAAGGCCGCCGGCGTCGTAATTGACGACGCCGCCGTCACCCCGCAGTACGTGTCCGGGGCCGACCCGTCCCGCGAGCTGCCAATGATCAAGAAGATCTTCTGGGGCTCCATCCGGAACAAACTCCTGATCATCCTCCCGGCGCTCCTGCTGATCAGCGCCTTCATCCCGGGGGTGATCCCCTTCATCCTCATGCTGGGCGGCACCTACCTCTGCTATGAGGGCGCAGAGAAGGTCTGGCACAAGCTCCGCGGCGGCCACCACGAGGCCGGAGAAGCGCCGGCTGTGGAGCGCGGCCCCGACGCCGAGGCAAAGGTGGTCAAGGGTGCCATCACCACCGACTTCATCCTGTCCTGCGAGATCATGGTCATCTCAATGAATGAGGTGGCAGCGGAGTCCATCTGGGTCCGGGCGTTCATCCTGGTCCTGGTGGCATTCGCCATCACCGTGCTCGTCTACGGCGCCGTCGGGCTGATCGTGAAGATGGACGACATTGGAATCCACCTGACCGGCAAGGATTCCGCCCGTGCCAAGCGTTTTGGTGAACTGCTGGTACGGGGAATGCCGGCCGTGCTCGGTGCGATTACGTTCGTTGGAACCATCGCGATGCTCTGGGTGGGCGGCCACATCATGCTGCAGGGCGCCCACGACCTGGGCTGGCATGCACCGTACGACCTGGTCCACGCCCTTGAGCACCCGGTGGCCGGCGTTGCGGTTGTCGGCGGTCTCTTGGCCTGGCTCGTCAACACCCTGTGTTCAGCAGTCCTTGGACTCATCTGGGGCCTGGTGGTCCTTGCGGTGATCGGCCCGCTCCTGAAAGTCCTGCCTTTTGGCAAGGCGAAGGACGGCCACAGCCAGGCCGCCGCTCCGGCTGCAAATGACGGACACCGCCCGGAAGACCACAAGGGCTGA
- a CDS encoding SDR family oxidoreductase: protein MGLLDNKTAIVTGSSRGIGADVAKILASEGAAVVVNYRQKAPRANKVVQGIEAAGGRAVAVGADLTTQEGVQALASAAMENFGSLDILVLNASGGMETGMGEDYALKLNRDAQINMLNAAVPLMQEGSRVVFVTSHQAHFINTVPTMPAYEPVARSKRAGEDALRELIPNLAEKGISLVVVSGDMIEGTVTATLLDRSTPGAIEARRAEAGKLYSVEEFAQVVAGMATADVESGHTEYAGGADYFGKSAEASS from the coding sequence ATGGGACTGCTGGACAACAAGACAGCGATCGTCACCGGATCATCGCGCGGCATTGGCGCTGACGTAGCCAAGATCCTCGCCTCGGAGGGCGCCGCCGTCGTGGTCAACTACCGCCAGAAGGCGCCCCGCGCCAACAAAGTGGTGCAGGGGATCGAAGCCGCGGGCGGCCGCGCCGTCGCCGTGGGTGCGGACCTCACCACCCAGGAAGGCGTGCAGGCCCTCGCCAGCGCCGCCATGGAAAACTTCGGGTCCCTGGACATCCTGGTCCTGAACGCCTCCGGCGGCATGGAAACCGGCATGGGCGAGGACTATGCGCTCAAGCTGAACCGCGACGCGCAGATCAACATGCTCAACGCTGCAGTGCCCCTGATGCAGGAAGGGTCGCGGGTGGTCTTCGTGACCAGCCACCAGGCCCACTTCATCAACACCGTCCCCACCATGCCGGCCTACGAGCCGGTGGCCCGCAGCAAGCGCGCCGGCGAGGACGCCCTGCGTGAACTGATCCCGAACCTGGCGGAGAAGGGCATCTCCCTGGTGGTGGTGTCCGGCGACATGATCGAAGGCACGGTCACCGCCACGCTCCTGGACCGTTCCACCCCGGGCGCCATTGAGGCCCGCCGCGCGGAGGCCGGCAAGCTGTACTCCGTTGAAGAGTTCGCCCAGGTGGTGGCAGGGATGGCAACGGCCGACGTCGAGTCCGGCCACACCGAATACGCCGGCGGAGCGGATTACTTCGGCAAGAGCGCCGAGGCTTCCAGCTAG